In one window of Ostrinia nubilalis chromosome 21, ilOstNubi1.1, whole genome shotgun sequence DNA:
- the LOC135081986 gene encoding clavesin-1-like: MSATKYTHPFMRGLKPLPDGHEDEIQQIREWMKSQAHLPYISDEYVMLFLHSNYYKVKETKDTIECYFTLRANTPDLFSNRDPLSPKNKAILDITNMIALPNKTTEGYHVLLYRLSEFDYSKLNFADAVRVFCMFNDVKLSEDCLSDGYIVIFDMKGCSLGHLTRVTLPALRAFMHYIQNAHPCRLKKIHVVHTVSFINQVMCLVKPLIHSNLLNLLNFSSEGPASVVDKELLPEDYGGPLPPVKQFHEEQRKNMEENYRDWLIETEIFKADEKKRIKKPSRGMFASFTSSFKSLDID, translated from the exons ATGTCGGCGACCAAGTACACGCACCCGTTCATGCGCGGGCTCAAGCCGCTGCCCGACGGGCACGAGGATGAGATCCAGCAGATTAGAGAATG GATGAAGAGCCAGGCGCATCTGCCGTACATCTCCGACGAGTACGTGATGTTGTTCTTGCACTCCAACTACTACAAAGTGAAAGAGACGAAGGACACGATCGAATGCTACTTCACACTGCGCGCAAACACCCCAGATCTGTTCAGCAATCGGGATCCTCTGTCGCCGAAGAACAAAGCCATACTGGATATCAC GAACATGATCGCCCTCCCGAACAAAACCACCGAAGGTTACCACGTGCTGCTCTACCGGCTGTCCGAATTCGACTACAGCAAGCTGAACTTCGCGGACGCCGTCCGGGTGTTCTGCATGTTCAACGACGTCAAGCTGTCCGAGGACTGCCTGTCCGACGGGTACATCGTCATCTTCGACATGAAGGGCTGCAGCCTTGGCCATTTGACCAGGGTCACGCTGCCAGCGTTGAGAGCTTTCATGCATTATATTCAG AACGCCCATCCTTGCCGTCTTAAGAAAATCCATGTCGTTCACACGGTTTCCTTCATCAACCAAGTAATGTGCCTCGTCAAGCCGCTCATCCACTCAAATCTCCTCAATTTGCTCAACTTTTCTTCCGAGGGCCCAGCTTCTGTCGTGGATAAGGAACTCCTGCCCGAAGACTACGGCGGCCCCCTCCCCCCAGTCAAGCAGTTCCACGAGGAACAAAGAAAGAACATGGAAGAAAACTATAGGGATTGGTTGATAGAGACTGAGATATTCAAAGCAGACGAAAAGAAAAGGATAAAGAAACCAAGCAGAGGCATGTTTGCCAGTTTTACCAGCAGCTTCAAAAGCCTGGACATCGACTGA